The Actinoplanes sp. N902-109 genomic interval CGCAGCAGCAGGTCCTCCAGCGCGGCGGTGTCCACCGCCGAGGACTTGCCGCGCCCGCCCGGCCACGGCCGGATGCCCAGATCGCGCCACATCCGCCCGGCGTCGTACCCGGTCAGCGGGACCAGCCGCAGCGACCGGCCGGTGCGCCCGCCGCCGGCCTGCACCTGCACCTGCACCACCGAGCCGAACGGCGGGATCAGCCGGATGCCTGCGCTCAGCTCGACCGGCGCCGTGTGCTGGCGCTGCACCAGCACCCCCTCGACCGGCGGACCGGGCGCGGTGAGCAGCTCGAACGCCTCGCGGACGGCGGCCGGGCCGGTCAGCCCGAGCCGGACCGCCGAGGGCCGGCCCGGCACCGGGGAGCACGGGCGGACCAGCACCGGATAGCCGGTCCGCTCGGCGGCGGCCACCGCGGTCACCCCCGGTGGTGGCGCGGCGAACCGGAACGAGCGTGATGCCGTACGCGGCCAGCAGCTCACTCACGTGCCGGCGGTGCAGCCAGCCGGGGTGTGCGGCCACCGCGCGGCCGATCACCATCCGGGCCTGCTCCGGTGCGATGCCCGGCAGGCGGGTGTGCCGGGTCAGCGGCTGACGTTGCCACAGCGCCCACCGGTGGGCGTACCCGAGGGCCCGGATCGCCTGCTCGGGCAGAGGGTAGACGGGGGTCTGGCGGGCACCGATGCTGAGGAGGTGATCGTTGCCGCCGGCCAGCACCGCGGCGACGGTGACGCCGGGATGGTTGTCGGCCACCTCGCCGAGGGCCGCCATCATGCCGGTGGGGCAGGTCGCCCGGGTGCCGACCACGATCGGCAGCAGGATGTCGATCTCACCGCTGCCGGCCAGAGCCTCCGCCGCCGTGGCGAGCGCCGCGGGCCCGGCGTCGATCGGCAGCACGACCGGGTTGTCCCGGCCGCGGGGCAGCTGGGTCCGGGTGTCGCGGGTCAGCGGGGACACGATGAAGCCGGCCGCCTCGGCCCGGTCGGCGGCCAGCCCGGCCAGACTGTCGGCGTTGCCCACGATCGCCAGCCGGGTGCCGGTCACCGGGGGCCGGCCCACCAGCAGCCGCGCCGCGTCCAGCAGCTCGTCCAGCCCGGCGGTGCGGATCACCCCGGCCTGGTCGAACAGCGCGTCCATGAGTTCCGGCTGAGCCGCCCGCAGGCCCGCGCTGCCGACCGCCAGCACCGGTTTGCGCCGGCCCAGCGCCCGTACGGTGCGCGCGAACCGGCGGGGATCGCCCAGCCCCTCGAGCTGCAGGGCGACCGCGCGGGTGCCCGGGTCGTCGTACCAGTGGGCGATCAGGTCGTCGGGGCCGACGTCGAGCTGCTCGCCCAGCGACACGAAGCTGGAGATCCCGCAGCCGCTGCGGGTCGCCCCGGCCAGCAGGGCGATGCCCACCGCGGCCGACTGCGCGGCCACCGCCAGGCCGCCCGCCGGTGGACGCACCGGCGCCAGGCAGGCGTTGAGCCGCAGACCCGGATCGGTGCCCAGGACGCCGATGCTGCCCGGCCCGAGCAGCCGCAAACCGTAGCGCCGGGCGATGCCCAGCACCTCGGCGCGGCGGCGCCGGCCGGCCGGTCCACCGGTGCCGAACCCCTTGCTCAGCACGACCGCGCTGCGCACCCCGCGGTGCCCGGCGGCGATGAGCACCTCGGGCACCAGCTCGGCACGGACGGCCACGACCACCAGATCGACCGCCTCGGGCAGGCCCGCGACACTGCGCCCGGCGGGCAGCCCGCACACCGGGTGCCCGGCCGGGTTGACCGCGTACAACCGGCCGCGGAAGCCCTGGTCGCGCAGCGCGCGCAGGATCTCGTGCCCGGCGCCGCCGTGTCGCGGACCGGCACCGACCACGGCCACCGAGCGTGGCGCCAGCAGCGGCCGGAGCGCCCCGGCACCGTCAGCGGCGGGCGTCCCGCGGACGAACTCGGCGATCCCGGCGGCGGGGGCCCGGGCGGCGAGATCCTCCAGCAGCAGCGTGCCGATGCCCCGGCCGAGCTGGTCGCTGGCGACGAACACGGCCACCTCAGCCATCCGGCTGCCGTGCCCCAGCCGGGCCGCACACGCCACACCGATCAGCCCGGTGCCCTCGGCGGCGACCACGGTCAGCCGATCCTCGCGCGCACCCGGTCCGGCGGCGGGCGCGGGCTGCTCCGGCGCCATCCGGAACCGCAGCCACGGGTTCGCCGCACCGGCTCCCGCCTGCAACGCGGCCAGCGCCGCGCGGTCACCGGACCGCACCGGCCGGATCGTGACCACCCCACCGTCGCAGGCGAGCACGTCGGTGCCCGGCGGATCCTCGACGGGCGCTGAGCGGGTCATCGTGACCACAGCCTTGCCCGCCGGCCCTGCACGCGGAAGGGGCATGAGTCCCATCCTGCCCACCCCGGCGCCCCCGGCGGAAGGGCCGCCGCGGGCCAGATTGCCGGGCTGCGTGCTTCGGTACGGACCGCCGCGCTGGCCGCGCTGCTGACCGGCGGAACGCTCACCGGGCTGTTCGCCGCGAGCGCCGCACCGGCGCCGGGCGGTTACCGGACCGTCGTCCTCGGCACCCTCGGCGGGGACCGTAGCGTCCCGCAGGGCTTGTCCGACAACGGCGAGGTCGTCGGCTGGTCCGCCACGGCCGCGGGCCTGACCCACCCGTTCCGGTGGGCCGGCGGCGCGATGACCGACCTGGGCACCCTCGATCAGGTCGACGGCGGCTGGGGGATCGCCACCGCGGTCAACCGGTTCGGCACGGTGGCCGGGCAGAGCCGCCGCAACGGGGTGGCCCGGGCGGTGCGCCGGCAGCACGGCGTGATCACCGATCTGGGTACGCTCGGCGGCGGCACAAGCTTCGCCACGGCGATCAACGACCGGGGTGACATCGCCGGGCTGGTCCTCGATGCCGGGGCGGCGCAGGCCGCGCTGTGGCGGCACGGCCGGTTGCAGGTGATCGGACACCTGCCGGGAGGCACCGCCTCCGGGACGAACGACATCAACGACTGGGGCGTGGTCCTCGGCGCCGGCAATGTCAGCAGCGGATCGGTGGAGGACCACGCCTTCCTGTGGCGGCGCGGGGTGTTCCGGGACCTGTCCGGCGCCGAGGTGCCGAACGGCGCCCGCAGCCTCGACAACGGCAACGCCATCATCGGCGTCGTGCCGGGTCCGGCTGCCGCACCGTTCCGGCCCGACGCCGGCGCAGGGTCGCCGGCAGCAGCGCCCCGAGGGCGGTGAGCGCGTAGATGCCGAGCAGCCCGGCGCCGTAGTCGCGCGGCAGCAGGGACGCGTTGTCGCTGCCGCGCGCCGCGCTGATCAGCATCGGCAACCCGACGACGGTCACGGCCGCGTCGATGATCAGGGCTCCCATGACGTACGGCCGGAGCCACGCCGGGCACCAGCGCCGCACCAGGGCACCGGTTGCGGCCACGAGCGGCAGGAACACCGCGTCGTGCAGGACCAGCACCACGACCAGGAACAGCAGCACCCCGGCCTTGACGTCGGGATCGCCCAGGGCGCCGGCGACGGCGTAGCCCATGGTCAGCACGCCCGCGCCGATCAACAGCCGGCGGGCGATCATCGGGTGCCCCGTACCGTGATCCGGGCCAGCCATTTGGTCTGCAGCACGCCGGGCCGGTCCGGCGCGATCAGCCGGGCGGGATAGCCGTGGTCCAGCGCGAGGGGTTCGCCGCCCAGGCGCAGGGCCACCAGCGTGGCCGCGTCCCGGACATGGTCCGGCGGGACCGTGGCGCTGCGGTAGCGGCTGTGCGCCTCCAGCGACTCGACGTGGACGGTGGCGTCGTTCGGGTCCCCGCCGACCAGTGCGACCAGGTCGCGCAGCCGCACGCCGGTCCAGGTGGCAGTGGCGCTCCAGCCCTCGACGCAGCTGATCGGCAGCTCGGCGGTGTGCTGCGGCATGGCGGTCAGCTCGGCCAGGCTGAGCCGTACGGTGCCGGTGGGCCCGGCGATGACCAGCCGGTACGCCGGGTCGGTGGCGGTGGCTCGGACGCCCGCCCCGGCGGCGGTCTTGTTGACCGGCAGGTGTTGCGGGCCGCTGCGGGGCCGGCGTGGGGCCAGGACGGACAGCGGGGACAGCGGCGCGACGGTCTGCCCGGCGGTGCCCAGCGTGATCACCCCGGCCGCCGCGGCCACGGTGCCCAGGAAGCCGCGGCGGGTCAGCGACACCGCCCCGGTGACCAGGGGCGTGCCGCGGCGCAGGGCCTCGCGGACCACCGGCAGCTGCACCCCGATGTGGACGAGCAGGGCCCCGATCACCAGCCAGCTGACCCAGTAGTGCCCGGCGGTGAAGAAGAACGGCAGGGGTGCGTACAGGTGGGCGATGTTGAAGATGCCGCTGACCAGCTGGAAAAGGGACCCGGCAACCAGTACGGCCACACCCGCGCGTTCCAGTCCGTGCACGACCGAGCGCAGCGGCGGCCACTGGAACAGCCGCGGGTAGACCGTCCACAGCTTGGCGCCGAGCAGCGGCACGCAGGCCAGGCCGGTCGCCACGTGCAGGCCCTGGGTGATCCGGTACAGCTGCACCGGGCGGGCCGGCCAGCGGAACCAGCCCGGCGGGTGCTGGATCAGGTGGCTGAGCAGGCCGGTGCCGAAACAGATCGCGAAGGCGACCCCGAGGGCGATGCCCAGCAGGCCGGCGAGCCGGG includes:
- a CDS encoding molybdopterin-dependent oxidoreductase, coding for MKDADSLLNRPVSARLAGLLGIALGVAFAICFGTGLLSHLIQHPPGWFRWPARPVQLYRITQGLHVATGLACVPLLGAKLWTVYPRLFQWPPLRSVVHGLERAGVAVLVAGSLFQLVSGIFNIAHLYAPLPFFFTAGHYWVSWLVIGALLVHIGVQLPVVREALRRGTPLVTGAVSLTRRGFLGTVAAAAGVITLGTAGQTVAPLSPLSVLAPRRPRSGPQHLPVNKTAAGAGVRATATDPAYRLVIAGPTGTVRLSLAELTAMPQHTAELPISCVEGWSATATWTGVRLRDLVALVGGDPNDATVHVESLEAHSRYRSATVPPDHVRDAATLVALRLGGEPLALDHGYPARLIAPDRPGVLQTKWLARITVRGTR
- a CDS encoding acetate--CoA ligase family protein, producing the protein MAAAERTGYPVLVRPCSPVPGRPSAVRLGLTGPAAVREAFELLTAPGPPVEGVLVQRQHTAPVELSAGIRLIPPFGSVVQVQVQAGGGRTGRSLRLVPLTGYDAGRMWRDLGIRPWPGGRGKSSAVDTAALEDLLLRLSRLAEEHPEIADLELAPVLAGPGGVTVADAQVRLAPTGEPAATAGPG
- a CDS encoding HAF repeat-containing protein — protein: MSDNGEVVGWSATAAGLTHPFRWAGGAMTDLGTLDQVDGGWGIATAVNRFGTVAGQSRRNGVARAVRRQHGVITDLGTLGGGTSFATAINDRGDIAGLVLDAGAAQAALWRHGRLQVIGHLPGGTASGTNDINDWGVVLGAGNVSSGSVEDHAFLWRRGVFRDLSGAEVPNGARSLDNGNAIIGVVPGPAAAPFRPDAGAGSPAAAPRGR